A window from Candidatus Binataceae bacterium encodes these proteins:
- the hisC gene encoding histidinol-phosphate transaminase: MANIEDLVLPSVAAIAPYEPGKPAEELQRELGISESIKLASNENPLGPSPRAVEAIKAALSELNRYPDGANFELRRKIAEHHNLPVTHIFAASGSVEVINLLAFLFLRPGLNSVFSDHAFAIYPLATAAAGGGAKVAPTSDGYSHDLEAIAEQIDPNTRLVFLANPNNPTGTIYRRAEWKRFLGRVPEGVVVVADEAYFEFVRDGGYPDSLEDHDEHRLLVTLRTFSKIFGLAGLRAGYAVARPEIVRLLNNVRQPFNVTSLAQVAVIAAMDDRAHVAQTLRVNAGGMDYLENEFHRLKIPFVPSHANFLLTDVGDGRAVYDRLLRKGMIVRPMHGYGYPRHVRISV, from the coding sequence TTGGCAAACATCGAAGACCTGGTGCTCCCTTCGGTCGCTGCGATCGCGCCGTACGAGCCGGGGAAGCCTGCCGAAGAGCTGCAGCGCGAACTCGGAATCAGCGAGTCGATCAAGCTCGCATCGAATGAAAATCCCCTCGGACCCTCCCCGCGCGCGGTGGAAGCGATCAAGGCCGCGCTCAGCGAGTTGAATCGCTATCCCGATGGCGCGAACTTCGAACTGCGCCGCAAGATCGCGGAACATCACAACCTTCCCGTCACCCACATATTCGCTGCTTCCGGGTCGGTCGAGGTCATCAACCTACTCGCCTTCCTGTTTCTGAGGCCCGGGCTCAACTCGGTGTTCTCGGATCACGCGTTTGCGATCTATCCGCTGGCGACCGCGGCCGCGGGAGGCGGCGCGAAGGTTGCTCCGACCAGCGATGGTTACTCTCACGATCTGGAAGCAATCGCCGAGCAGATCGACCCAAACACTCGGCTGGTATTTCTCGCCAATCCCAACAATCCGACCGGAACGATCTATCGGCGCGCCGAGTGGAAGCGGTTCCTGGGGCGAGTGCCGGAAGGGGTGGTGGTGGTTGCCGACGAGGCATACTTCGAGTTCGTTCGCGATGGCGGATACCCGGACTCGCTCGAGGATCACGACGAGCACCGCCTGCTCGTAACGCTGCGAACTTTTTCCAAAATCTTCGGGCTAGCCGGCCTGCGCGCCGGCTATGCGGTCGCGCGCCCCGAGATCGTCCGCCTGCTCAACAATGTACGGCAGCCCTTCAACGTAACTTCCCTGGCCCAGGTCGCGGTAATTGCCGCGATGGACGACCGAGCCCATGTCGCGCAAACCTTGCGGGTCAATGCCGGGGGCATGGACTACCTGGAGAACGAGTTTCACCGGCTTAAGATTCCGTTTGTTCCGAGTCACGCAAATTTTCTCCTCACCGAC